The Zobellia alginiliquefaciens genome contains a region encoding:
- a CDS encoding ectonucleotide pyrophosphatase/phosphodiesterase has protein sequence MKQRNIIITVFIIGMVLLFSCNRRIIRSPLSITKTNSSVAEKKPYLILISLDGFRWDYVEKYNPPNLSSFIKNGVKSASLIPSFPNKTFPNHYTIATGLYPDKHGIIGNIFYDYKKDILFNKRNPKMAEDGSFYGGSPIWVEANKVNIVTASYFFVGTEANIQGISPTYFYTFDHRVKNEERVNQTIHWLNLNKKSRPHLITLYFGDMDIVGHDYGTNDDEKLKTALFELDKNLGDLFNRVSETNLPVNIIIVSDHGMGNQSTNKIIPIDSIENDDLFMTIENGTIVYIHPKKEVEIDSALLYLRQKENNFKAYRTENTPGFEYIPTNKNWGAIQLIPDYGYHFWNQKRKNALSEEGVATFGVHGYDSKYKEMHGIFYANGPAFKDGYEIPAIKNIYIYPLMCEILGLEIRKSIDGDINQIKSVLKD, from the coding sequence ATGAAACAACGGAACATAATAATAACTGTTTTTATCATAGGAATGGTATTATTGTTTTCCTGTAATAGAAGAATAATACGTTCACCTCTTTCTATTACGAAAACAAATTCAAGCGTTGCCGAAAAAAAACCTTACTTAATATTAATTTCGCTCGATGGTTTTCGCTGGGATTATGTTGAAAAATACAACCCACCCAATTTGAGTTCATTCATTAAAAATGGTGTTAAGTCTGCATCATTAATACCTTCATTCCCAAATAAAACTTTTCCGAACCATTATACAATTGCTACAGGACTTTATCCTGACAAACATGGAATAATAGGAAATATATTTTATGACTATAAAAAAGACATACTATTCAATAAGAGAAATCCTAAAATGGCCGAAGACGGCAGTTTTTATGGAGGTTCACCTATTTGGGTTGAGGCAAATAAAGTAAATATCGTAACCGCCAGTTATTTTTTCGTGGGAACCGAGGCCAATATTCAGGGAATCAGCCCCACATACTTTTATACATTTGACCATAGAGTTAAAAATGAGGAACGCGTTAATCAAACCATACATTGGTTGAACTTGAATAAGAAAAGTAGACCGCATTTAATCACTTTATATTTTGGTGATATGGATATTGTTGGACACGATTATGGTACTAATGATGACGAAAAACTAAAAACGGCATTGTTTGAATTAGATAAAAATTTAGGCGATCTGTTTAATAGAGTATCAGAAACTAATCTTCCAGTAAATATTATCATCGTTTCTGATCATGGCATGGGAAATCAGTCCACCAATAAAATAATACCTATAGATTCTATCGAAAACGATGACTTATTCATGACAATTGAAAATGGTACCATAGTATATATTCATCCAAAAAAAGAGGTTGAAATAGATTCGGCACTACTCTATTTAAGACAAAAGGAAAATAACTTCAAAGCTTATAGAACCGAAAACACACCAGGTTTTGAATACATTCCAACAAATAAAAATTGGGGTGCAATCCAATTAATACCAGATTACGGTTATCATTTTTGGAATCAAAAACGTAAAAACGCTCTTTCCGAAGAGGGTGTTGCAACATTTGGAGTTCATGGTTATGATAGCAAATACAAAGAAATGCATGGAATATTTTATGCCAATGGCCCAGCCTTTAAAGACGGCTATGAAATACCTGCGATAAAAAACATTTATATCTATCCATTAATGTGTGAGATTTTAGGATTAGAAATTCGAAAATCA
- a CDS encoding low molecular weight protein-tyrosine-phosphatase, whose translation MKTNVLMVCLGNICRSPLAEGILQSKVDPKKVFVDSAGTGGYHIGNPPDPRSIAVARKYGLHIENQQCRQFQKSDFQKFDVIYTMDLSNFNNILKLAETPEDTNKVKLLLTEVDLTVIEVPDPYWDDNGFEKVYQLIDTACTSIAKKL comes from the coding sequence ATGAAAACTAACGTTCTAATGGTATGCTTGGGCAATATTTGCCGATCACCATTGGCGGAAGGCATTTTACAAAGTAAAGTGGACCCAAAAAAGGTTTTTGTAGATTCTGCAGGAACCGGAGGCTACCATATTGGCAATCCGCCAGACCCTAGATCCATTGCCGTTGCTCGCAAATATGGGCTACACATCGAAAACCAGCAATGTAGACAATTTCAAAAATCGGATTTTCAAAAATTTGATGTAATTTATACTATGGACCTCAGTAATTTTAATAACATCTTAAAATTGGCCGAGACTCCAGAGGACACTAACAAAGTAAAATTATTACTTACGGAGGTTGATTTGACTGTTATTGAAGTGCCAGATCCCTATTGGGACGATAATGGCTTTGAAAAGGTATATCAGCTAATAGATACCGCATGTACATCAATTGCCAAAAAACTCTAA
- a CDS encoding SAM-dependent methyltransferase — protein sequence MANRMENQGKLYLIPTTLGDNEPLEVLPISIKQAVEQIDHYIVENEKTARRFIKKISPRKSQPNLHLSVLNKYTEPEEIPTFLQSCLDGFNTGILSEAGCPGIADPGADVVKIAHDKNIQVVPLVGPSSIVLALMASGMNGQSFAFNGYLPIDGPERKSAIKRLEKLSKDYGQSQLFIETPYRNDKLFAELLKTLHPNTRVCVACDVTLPTEYILTKTIADWKRTKVESLHKRPAIFIIQG from the coding sequence ATGGCCAACAGAATGGAAAACCAGGGAAAGTTATATTTAATACCTACTACACTAGGTGATAACGAACCCCTAGAAGTTTTACCCATTTCTATAAAACAGGCCGTTGAGCAAATTGACCATTACATTGTTGAAAATGAAAAAACGGCAAGGCGGTTTATAAAAAAGATAAGCCCTAGAAAATCACAACCCAATCTTCATTTATCCGTACTGAACAAGTATACCGAACCTGAAGAAATACCCACTTTTTTACAATCCTGTTTAGACGGTTTCAATACAGGCATTTTATCTGAGGCCGGTTGCCCCGGTATTGCTGACCCCGGTGCGGACGTGGTAAAAATTGCTCACGATAAAAATATTCAGGTGGTGCCACTAGTAGGGCCCTCCTCTATTGTACTGGCCCTTATGGCAAGCGGAATGAACGGCCAGAGCTTTGCTTTTAACGGCTACCTGCCTATTGACGGCCCTGAGCGTAAAAGTGCCATTAAAAGATTGGAAAAACTAAGTAAAGATTACGGACAATCTCAACTGTTCATTGAAACACCCTATAGAAACGATAAGCTTTTTGCAGAGTTGCTCAAAACCCTACACCCCAACACCAGAGTATGTGTAGCCTGCGATGTAACACTACCAACGGAATATATTCTGACCAAAACCATTGCCGACTGGAAGCGCACCAAAGTAGAGTCACTTCACAAAAGACCGGCCATTTTTATTATACAAGGGTAA